The following are encoded in a window of Pseudalgibacter alginicilyticus genomic DNA:
- the gldC gene encoding gliding motility protein GldC — translation MSQKTTSKIELTVELDENRVPEKLHWTAEDGGISHEEAKAMMLSVWDAKAKESLRIDLWTKDMPVDEMKVFFHQTLVAMSNTFNRATQDEKMTATMKDFCDYFAEKLELKK, via the coding sequence ATGTCTCAAAAAACAACTTCTAAAATAGAGCTTACCGTAGAGTTAGACGAAAATCGTGTGCCCGAAAAACTACACTGGACAGCAGAAGACGGCGGTATAAGCCACGAAGAAGCTAAAGCCATGATGCTATCTGTTTGGGATGCTAAAGCTAAAGAGTCTCTTCGTATTGATTTATGGACTAAAGATATGCCTGTAGATGAAATGAAGGTGTTTTTTCATCAAACATTGGTAGCCATGAGTAACACCTTTAACCGGGCCACTCAAGATGAAAAAATGACAGCTACTATGAAAGATTTTTGTGATTATTTTGCTGAAAAATTAGAATTAAAAAAATAG
- the gldB gene encoding gliding motility lipoprotein GldB yields the protein MKNFLLLLLVSMLAFSCKKENPLIRDVADIDISVERFDQLLAKTTTKELPKLKQTYPFMFPEQYTDAFWEARLSDTLQIEILTAVEHVFPNFDTIESDIETFYGYMQHYFPEFTAPRVITAISDVDYRNKVIVTDTIALISIDTYLGSDHYFYAGIQKYIAQNLKREQIVPDLAMAYAEKHIFPKQKKTLLDEMIYFGKALYFKDATLPFIPEEERIGYYKEQLDWALINEESIWRYFVERELLYSTDSKLPNRFINPSPFTKFNLIEIDNDSPGRLGQYIGWQIVRAYMKNNDISLKDMLVASPEEIFNKSRFKPKK from the coding sequence ATGAAGAATTTTTTATTGCTTTTATTAGTATCAATGCTCGCTTTTTCATGTAAAAAAGAAAACCCTTTGATAAGAGACGTTGCAGACATTGATATTTCTGTGGAACGCTTTGACCAATTACTTGCTAAAACTACAACAAAAGAGTTGCCTAAACTAAAGCAAACCTACCCCTTTATGTTTCCTGAACAATACACCGATGCGTTTTGGGAAGCTCGCTTATCTGACACTTTACAGATTGAAATACTTACCGCAGTAGAACATGTATTTCCTAATTTTGATACTATAGAAAGTGATATTGAAACCTTTTATGGGTATATGCAACACTACTTTCCTGAATTTACTGCCCCAAGAGTTATTACTGCTATTTCAGATGTTGATTACAGAAATAAAGTCATTGTAACAGACACTATAGCCCTTATTTCAATAGATACTTATTTGGGCAGCGATCATTATTTTTATGCTGGCATACAAAAATACATTGCTCAAAATTTAAAAAGAGAACAAATTGTTCCTGACTTAGCCATGGCCTATGCCGAAAAACATATATTTCCAAAACAAAAGAAAACCTTACTTGATGAAATGATATACTTTGGAAAAGCCCTCTATTTTAAAGATGCCACACTGCCATTTATTCCTGAAGAGGAACGTATTGGCTATTACAAAGAACAATTGGATTGGGCTTTAATTAACGAAGAATCTATTTGGCGGTATTTTGTTGAACGCGAACTTTTATATAGTACAGACTCCAAACTCCCCAATCGATTTATAAACCCATCCCCTTTTACCAAATTCAATTTAATTGAAATTGACAATGATTCACCAGGTAGATTAGGGCAGTATATTGGCTGGCAAATTGTGCGAGCTTATATGAAAAACAATGATATCTCGTTAAAAGATATGTTAGTAGCATCACCAGAAGAAATTTTTAATAAATCCAGATTTAAACCTAAAAAATAA
- the nadE gene encoding NAD(+) synthase, which translates to MQTEKVVEHIVNWLKEYALNAGVNGFVVGVSGGIDSAVTSTLCAKTGLNVLCVEMPIHQAESHVTRAQEHILNLTNTYDNVSDTRADLTPVFEAFKGSVFADGDQTTVDMALANTRARLRMTTLYYYAGLYKLLVAGTGNKVEDFGVGFYTKYGDGGVDLSPIADLMKSEVYELGAFLNVAESIMVAAPSDGLFGDARSDEDQIGASYPELEWAMQMEQKGKLAEEFSGRELEVFKIYNKYNRSNKHKMNPIPVCEIPTNIK; encoded by the coding sequence ATGCAAACAGAAAAAGTTGTAGAGCACATAGTTAATTGGTTAAAAGAGTATGCCCTTAATGCTGGAGTTAATGGTTTTGTGGTTGGAGTTTCTGGCGGAATTGATTCTGCAGTAACTTCCACACTTTGTGCAAAAACAGGTTTGAATGTACTTTGCGTGGAAATGCCAATTCATCAAGCGGAAAGTCATGTTACTCGAGCTCAAGAACATATTTTGAATTTGACAAATACCTATGATAATGTAAGTGATACTAGAGCAGATTTAACACCTGTTTTTGAGGCTTTTAAAGGCAGTGTGTTTGCTGATGGCGACCAAACTACTGTAGATATGGCTTTAGCAAATACACGTGCTAGACTTAGAATGACAACTTTGTATTATTATGCGGGACTTTATAAATTATTAGTTGCAGGTACTGGTAATAAAGTTGAAGATTTTGGTGTTGGGTTTTATACAAAATATGGTGATGGTGGGGTAGATTTAAGTCCTATTGCCGATTTGATGAAATCTGAAGTATATGAATTGGGAGCTTTTCTTAATGTAGCTGAATCTATAATGGTTGCGGCTCCAAGTGATGGATTGTTTGGAGATGCTAGAAGTGATGAAGACCAAATAGGTGCTTCTTATCCAGAGTTAGAATGGGCTATGCAAATGGAGCAAAAAGGTAAATTGGCCGAAGAATTTTCAGGAAGAGAATTGGAAGTTTTTAAAATTTATAATAAATACAATAGAAGTAACAAACATAAAATGAATCCTATCCCTGTTTGTGAAATTCCTACAAATATAAAATGA
- a CDS encoding response regulator — protein MIKLLVADHHPIVRKGLEHLFSASSDIKIVGSVDNGVSLLDFVKKNKVDIILTEADLPELNGLTVLRYLKSDFPDIKTIIFSGQPEEVYAVSAIKAGALGYVSKSVNIITINEAILKVHEGGIYLSNELTQALAFGKNIKKKGSFYKKLSTREIEVLKLLTLGRKNKEVAKELDINEKTVSTYKARLMRKLNVTNLIDLVNQAKLHEQEKS, from the coding sequence ATGATTAAACTATTAGTAGCAGATCATCACCCCATTGTTAGAAAAGGTTTAGAACACTTGTTCTCAGCGTCTTCTGATATTAAAATAGTGGGTAGTGTTGATAATGGTGTATCTCTTTTAGACTTTGTAAAAAAGAATAAAGTAGATATAATTTTAACAGAAGCCGATTTGCCAGAGCTTAACGGACTTACTGTATTAAGGTATTTGAAATCTGATTTCCCAGACATTAAAACAATCATTTTTAGCGGACAACCTGAAGAGGTATATGCTGTTAGTGCTATAAAAGCAGGTGCATTGGGGTATGTTTCAAAATCGGTAAATATCATTACAATAAATGAAGCCATATTGAAAGTTCATGAAGGCGGTATTTATTTAAGTAATGAATTGACACAGGCTCTTGCTTTTGGTAAGAATATAAAAAAGAAAGGTTCTTTTTATAAGAAATTATCAACAAGAGAAATAGAGGTGCTTAAGCTTTTAACACTTGGAAGAAAAAACAAAGAGGTAGCTAAAGAATTAGATATTAACGAAAAAACCGTTAGTACTTACAAAGCACGCTTAATGAGAAAACTTAACGTGACTAATTTGATTGATTTAGTAAATCAAGCTAAATTACACGAACAAGAAAAATCATAA
- the dnaG gene encoding DNA primase: protein MISQSSIELVFETARVEEVIGDFVNLKKAGSNFKGLSPFSDERSPSFMVSPVKQIWKDFSTGKGGTAVSFLMEHEHFTYPEAIKYLAKKYNIEIEETEQSNEQKEAADVRESLYLVSEFANSYFQKTMHKTDQGKSIGLSYFKERGFTEETIKKFNLGYSLNDWSAFTNEALKQGYKLDFLNKTGLTIIKEDKQFDRFKGRVMFPIKSMSGRVLGFGGRILTNDKKAAKYVNSPESDIYHKSKVLYGIYHAKQSIAKDDNCYLVEGYTDVIQFHQTGITNVVASSGTALTPDQIRLINRLTKNITVLFDGDAAGMRASLRGIDLILEQGMNVKVCTFPEGEDPDSFAKQNTLEDMTLYLNENSKDFIQFKASILFEESKNDPIKKADTIREIINSISKIPDQIKKEIYIQECSKIMDISEEVLFSTLAQINKKESENENKKNKAEQKAFDVIKHEQPKKKVDVQYILERKIIEVLLLYGDKTEEFEDLVLKENDKGDLILEPITQQAKVFEKIFLDLQDDEMEFSNEQFKTLYYTIIDTLNQNQNFELKNFINSVDPSLSNEITSILMEDERYKLDNWNRMNIFPKEKLQNIAQLVSETILSLRCHLIEQKVSEFKQKTLENIHDVNRNVLEEVKDYSSLKMLLSRKLNRVL from the coding sequence TTGATATCACAATCATCCATAGAACTCGTATTTGAAACCGCTCGTGTTGAGGAGGTAATTGGCGATTTTGTAAATCTAAAAAAAGCTGGCAGCAACTTTAAAGGCTTGAGTCCATTTAGTGATGAGCGTTCACCAAGTTTCATGGTATCACCTGTTAAGCAAATTTGGAAAGATTTCTCAACTGGCAAAGGAGGCACTGCAGTATCTTTTTTAATGGAACATGAGCATTTCACCTATCCAGAAGCCATTAAATACCTTGCTAAAAAGTATAATATTGAAATAGAAGAAACTGAACAAAGTAACGAACAAAAAGAAGCTGCTGATGTTCGGGAAAGTTTATATTTGGTTAGTGAGTTTGCTAATTCCTATTTTCAAAAAACCATGCATAAAACGGACCAAGGAAAATCCATTGGGTTAAGTTATTTTAAGGAGCGTGGATTTACTGAAGAAACCATTAAAAAATTTAATTTAGGATATTCTTTAAATGATTGGAGCGCCTTTACTAATGAGGCTCTAAAACAAGGTTACAAACTCGATTTCCTTAATAAAACCGGATTAACCATTATCAAAGAAGACAAGCAATTTGACAGGTTTAAAGGGCGTGTTATGTTCCCCATTAAAAGCATGAGTGGACGAGTATTAGGTTTTGGTGGGCGCATTTTAACAAATGACAAAAAAGCCGCTAAGTATGTAAACTCTCCTGAAAGTGACATTTACCATAAAAGTAAAGTATTGTATGGCATTTATCACGCCAAACAAAGCATTGCCAAAGATGATAACTGCTATTTAGTTGAAGGCTATACAGACGTTATTCAATTCCACCAAACAGGCATTACAAATGTGGTGGCATCTTCTGGAACGGCTTTAACTCCAGACCAAATACGACTAATTAACAGGTTAACAAAAAATATTACAGTACTTTTTGATGGTGATGCTGCTGGTATGCGCGCATCATTACGTGGTATTGATTTAATATTGGAGCAGGGTATGAATGTTAAAGTCTGTACTTTTCCAGAAGGCGAAGACCCAGATAGTTTTGCAAAACAAAACACACTGGAAGACATGACCCTATACCTTAATGAAAACTCCAAAGATTTCATTCAATTTAAAGCCTCGATTTTATTTGAAGAATCTAAAAACGACCCGATAAAAAAGGCAGACACCATTCGAGAAATCATCAATAGTATTTCAAAAATTCCTGATCAAATCAAGAAAGAAATTTACATTCAAGAATGTTCTAAAATAATGGATATCAGTGAAGAAGTACTATTTAGTACTTTGGCTCAGATTAATAAAAAAGAATCAGAAAACGAGAATAAAAAAAATAAAGCCGAGCAAAAAGCTTTTGATGTAATTAAACATGAACAGCCTAAAAAAAAGGTGGATGTTCAATATATTTTAGAACGCAAAATCATTGAAGTACTACTACTTTATGGTGATAAAACTGAAGAATTTGAAGACTTAGTTTTAAAGGAAAATGACAAAGGAGATCTTATTTTAGAACCAATTACACAGCAAGCTAAAGTTTTTGAAAAAATATTTTTAGATCTTCAGGATGATGAAATGGAATTTTCTAATGAACAATTTAAAACACTTTATTACACCATAATAGATACCCTTAATCAAAATCAAAATTTTGAATTGAAAAACTTTATAAATTCGGTAGACCCCAGTTTGTCTAATGAAATTACATCAATTTTAATGGAAGACGAACGCTACAAATTGGATAACTGGAACCGCATGAATATTTTTCCAAAAGAAAAGTTACAAAATATTGCTCAATTAGTTAGCGAAACCATTTTAAGTTTAAGATGCCACCTAATTGAGCAAAAGGTTAGTGAATTCAAACAAAAAACATTAGAAAACATTCATGATGTTAACAGAAATGTTCTTGAAGAAGTCAAAGATTATTCTAGTTTAAAGATGCTATTATCTAGAAAACTGAATCGTGTTTTATGA
- a CDS encoding circularly permuted type 2 ATP-grasp protein produces the protein MNKDKLFKSYDRLVNTWDEMYTSNSEVRTQYQIIIDYLRNTSEETLVKKEDLSKQLFMSQGVTFTVYNDNEGIEKIFPFDIVPRIITAVEWDKIERGIKQRIKALNLFIKDIYNDQFIIRDGVVPADLIYSNPGYLRKMRGIRVPYDVYVQIAGVDLVRNNDGEFYVLEDNLRTPSGVSYMLENREISKRLYPGVLPKNNVRGVSNYPNLLYKKLQELSYVNNPNIVLLTPGIYNSAYYEHTTLARLMGIELVEGSDLVVKNHFVYMKTTNGLKQVDVIYRRVDDEYLDPLEFKEDSVLGVSGIFSAFRKGNVNIVNAPGTGIADDKAIYIYVPDMIKYYLGEDAILKNIETYQLGRPEELDFVVKNIKTMVIKKTDGSGGYGMLMGHQATDEEIKDYLETVNKKPDAFIAQPILKLSTAPCYINKELSPRCIDLRPFALSGREDIDICPGGLTRVALKKGSLVVNSSQGGGSKDTWVLQ, from the coding sequence ATGAATAAAGACAAACTATTCAAATCTTACGACCGATTAGTAAATACGTGGGATGAAATGTATACTTCAAATTCTGAAGTGCGTACACAATATCAAATTATAATTGACTATTTAAGAAATACTTCAGAGGAGACTCTTGTTAAAAAGGAAGACCTATCTAAACAGTTGTTCATGAGTCAAGGGGTTACTTTTACAGTTTATAATGATAATGAGGGTATAGAAAAAATATTTCCCTTTGATATTGTTCCAAGAATTATAACAGCAGTTGAATGGGATAAAATAGAGCGAGGCATTAAACAACGTATTAAAGCCTTAAACTTGTTTATAAAAGATATCTATAACGATCAATTTATAATTAGAGATGGTGTGGTTCCAGCGGATTTAATTTATTCCAATCCTGGATATTTGCGTAAAATGAGAGGGATTAGAGTGCCTTATGATGTATATGTGCAAATAGCAGGGGTAGATTTAGTTCGTAATAATGACGGCGAGTTTTATGTGCTAGAAGACAATTTAAGAACTCCTTCTGGTGTCAGTTATATGTTGGAAAACAGAGAGATATCAAAACGACTATATCCTGGTGTTTTACCTAAAAATAATGTACGTGGAGTGTCTAATTACCCAAATCTATTATATAAAAAATTACAAGAACTGTCTTATGTAAATAATCCAAATATTGTGCTTTTAACACCAGGTATTTATAATTCTGCATATTATGAGCATACTACTTTGGCGCGATTGATGGGTATTGAATTGGTAGAAGGTAGTGATTTGGTTGTGAAAAATCATTTTGTTTACATGAAAACTACTAATGGATTAAAACAGGTAGACGTTATTTATAGACGTGTGGATGATGAGTATTTAGACCCATTAGAATTTAAAGAAGATAGTGTTTTAGGAGTTTCAGGTATTTTTTCAGCTTTTAGAAAAGGAAATGTAAATATTGTAAATGCTCCAGGAACAGGTATTGCCGATGATAAGGCTATATATATTTATGTGCCTGATATGATTAAATATTATTTAGGAGAAGATGCCATTCTTAAAAATATAGAAACCTACCAGTTAGGAAGACCCGAGGAGTTAGATTTCGTTGTTAAAAACATTAAAACCATGGTTATTAAAAAAACAGATGGAAGTGGTGGTTATGGCATGCTAATGGGGCATCAAGCAACTGATGAAGAAATAAAAGATTATTTAGAAACCGTTAATAAAAAGCCAGATGCTTTTATAGCACAACCTATTTTAAAATTATCAACCGCTCCATGTTACATCAATAAAGAGCTTTCACCACGTTGTATAGATCTTAGGCCTTTTGCATTATCAGGACGTGAAGATATAGACATATGTCCAGGTGGACTAACCCGAGTGGCACTTAAAAAAGGATCTTTGGTTGTAAATAGTTCGCAAGGAGGTGGTAGTAAAGATACATGGGTATTACAATAA
- a CDS encoding alpha-E domain-containing protein has product MLSRVANNLIWMDRYMERGNGIISLLKVNFYANQDSPELFSWSPIIENFTTYDNEYYTEDALECIEFMVLDTSNINSIINIVTKARENARSVQEHISRELWLCINNYYLYLTNKNLVKRLKEEDTVAFLDDLIKFHLIYYGTEDVTQERGPSYYFMNVGKYLERVIQISDFTALKLMEISKTSDTLEQSFYWKNLLLSVGGYQFYLKTYKSSFEEKHVIKMVFQDELFPRSISYCINKLRRVISMLINSGELEKNRTEFLLGKLESTIKYTTIEGINEQGLDNFIYGIKEDIRNISLSINTVYLSHSNLT; this is encoded by the coding sequence ATGTTAAGTAGAGTCGCAAATAATCTAATATGGATGGATAGGTATATGGAGCGTGGTAATGGTATTATAAGTTTACTTAAAGTAAATTTTTATGCCAATCAAGACTCTCCAGAGCTTTTTTCATGGAGTCCAATTATTGAAAATTTTACCACCTATGATAATGAGTATTATACTGAAGATGCTTTAGAGTGTATTGAGTTCATGGTGTTGGATACAAGTAATATTAACTCAATTATCAATATTGTTACCAAGGCAAGAGAAAATGCAAGAAGTGTGCAAGAACACATTTCTAGAGAGCTGTGGTTATGTATTAATAACTATTACTTATATCTCACCAACAAAAATTTAGTTAAAAGGCTTAAGGAAGAGGATACGGTTGCGTTTTTAGATGATCTTATAAAGTTTCATTTAATTTATTATGGAACAGAGGATGTGACTCAAGAAAGAGGTCCTTCGTATTATTTTATGAATGTGGGGAAGTATTTAGAGCGTGTTATACAAATATCAGATTTTACGGCATTAAAACTTATGGAAATTAGCAAAACATCTGATACTTTAGAGCAAAGTTTTTATTGGAAAAATTTGTTGTTATCTGTTGGAGGTTATCAATTCTATTTAAAAACTTATAAATCTTCTTTTGAAGAAAAACATGTTATTAAAATGGTTTTCCAAGATGAATTATTTCCTAGATCTATATCTTATTGTATAAATAAATTAAGAAGGGTTATAAGTATGCTAATAAACAGTGGTGAATTAGAGAAAAATAGAACTGAATTTTTATTAGGAAAGCTTGAAAGCACTATAAAATACACAACCATAGAAGGTATTAACGAACAGGGGTTAGATAATTTTATTTACGGTATTAAAGAAGATATTAGGAATATATCATTAAGTATTAATACAGTGTACCTGTCTCATTCTAATTTAACTTAA
- a CDS encoding transglutaminase family protein, producing the protein MATFYIKHLTKYTYSDYVIDGASQIMLYPIKDNFQNVASQRITISGNPSVETYLDYYNNVVGTFMSVEPHNSLSIVSDVEVTTYSKIFPDDSVSTSDQWAELEALKKNIYYIDFYGYTKFSGTKDILNLIKTKDLKTTSPYKILQELCEYVHNKFKYIPGVTTVKSSLDDVWALKAGVCQDFTSVLLQIVRMFGIPARYVSGYICPNEEITRGEGATHAWVEAYIPFYGWLGFDPTNNALANENHVRLAVGKDYNDCSPVKGVFKGKVEDKLFVKVTVSTTKEMSETTIASNSENTNSYRQSLGSIQQQQQQQQQ; encoded by the coding sequence ATGGCAACTTTTTATATAAAGCACCTTACCAAGTACACGTATAGCGATTATGTTATTGATGGTGCAAGTCAAATCATGTTATATCCAATTAAAGATAATTTTCAAAATGTAGCTTCACAAAGAATTACCATAAGTGGTAACCCGTCTGTAGAAACTTATTTAGATTACTATAACAATGTGGTAGGTACTTTTATGTCTGTTGAACCTCATAATTCACTTTCTATAGTTTCAGATGTTGAGGTTACAACATATTCTAAAATTTTTCCTGACGATTCTGTTTCAACTTCCGATCAGTGGGCAGAATTAGAAGCTTTAAAGAAAAATATTTATTACATAGATTTTTATGGTTACACTAAGTTTAGTGGTACTAAAGACATCTTAAATTTAATAAAAACTAAGGATTTAAAAACCACATCTCCTTATAAAATTCTTCAAGAACTTTGCGAATATGTTCATAATAAATTTAAATATATACCAGGGGTAACCACTGTAAAATCAAGTTTGGATGATGTTTGGGCTTTAAAAGCTGGTGTTTGCCAGGATTTTACATCTGTTTTACTTCAAATAGTAAGAATGTTTGGTATTCCAGCACGCTACGTGAGTGGTTATATTTGTCCTAATGAAGAAATTACTCGAGGAGAAGGTGCCACACATGCTTGGGTAGAGGCCTATATTCCTTTTTATGGTTGGTTAGGGTTTGACCCTACAAATAACGCGTTGGCGAATGAAAACCACGTGAGGTTGGCAGTAGGGAAAGATTATAATGATTGCTCACCCGTTAAAGGAGTTTTTAAAGGTAAAGTTGAAGATAAGTTATTTGTTAAAGTAACGGTAAGCACTACAAAAGAAATGAGTGAAACAACCATTGCTTCAAATTCTGAAAACACTAATAGCTATAGGCAAAGTTTGGGAAGTATTCAACAGCAGCAACAGCAACAGCAACAATAA
- a CDS encoding FKBP-type peptidyl-prolyl cis-trans isomerase, producing the protein MKIVKLLSVVVLASTIFSCDKGAKAQSLETEIDSVSYAIGLDVARNVKASFEEINTDLFIQGYNNGIDSTNILLEQDKIGPILQAFFQKKQQEAAEKQQAEAAKKAEAEFADVKAAGEKFLEENKAKEGVMVTESGLQYQVLKEGSGAKPTASSSVKVHYHGTLTDGTVFDSSVDRGEPATFGVGQVIKGWTEGLQLMTEGSKYKFFIPQDLAYGATPRGGGPIKPFSTLVFEVELLEVN; encoded by the coding sequence ATGAAAATAGTTAAATTATTAAGTGTTGTTGTATTAGCATCAACAATTTTTTCATGTGATAAAGGAGCGAAAGCTCAATCATTAGAAACAGAAATTGACTCTGTTAGTTATGCAATAGGGTTAGATGTTGCAAGAAATGTTAAAGCTAGTTTTGAAGAAATCAACACTGATCTTTTCATTCAAGGATATAATAATGGTATTGATTCAACTAATATTTTGTTAGAGCAGGATAAAATAGGTCCTATTCTTCAGGCATTTTTTCAAAAAAAGCAACAGGAAGCAGCTGAAAAGCAACAAGCAGAGGCAGCAAAAAAAGCAGAAGCTGAATTTGCTGATGTTAAAGCCGCAGGAGAAAAATTCTTAGAAGAGAATAAGGCAAAAGAAGGTGTTATGGTAACTGAAAGCGGGTTACAATATCAAGTGTTGAAAGAAGGAAGTGGAGCTAAGCCAACAGCATCTTCAAGTGTAAAAGTACATTACCACGGAACATTAACAGACGGAACCGTTTTTGATAGTTCAGTTGATAGAGGTGAGCCAGCAACATTTGGTGTTGGTCAAGTTATAAAAGGATGGACAGAAGGCTTACAATTAATGACAGAAGGCTCTAAATACAAATTTTTCATTCCTCAAGATTTAGCTTATGGAGCAACTCCAAGAGGTGGTGGACCAATAAAACCTTTTTCAACATTAGTATTTGAAGTAGAATTGTTAGAGGTAAATTAA
- the era gene encoding GTPase Era, with amino-acid sequence MNHKAGFVNIIGNPNVGKSTLMNAFVGEKLSIITSKAQTTRHRILGIVNGDEFQVVLSDTPGIIKPAYELQESMMGFVKSAFEDADILLYMVEIGEQTLKDEDFFNKIRNSKIPVLLLLNKIDKSDQTQLETQVQLWAEKVPNAEIIPISALEGFQVKAVFDRIVELLPESPPFYPKDQLTDKPERFFINETIREKILLHYKKEIPYAVEVDTEEFFEEETIIRVRSVIMVERETQKGIIIGHKGSALKRVGVEARKDLETFFGKQIHLELYVKVNKNWRSNQNQLKRFGYNN; translated from the coding sequence ATGAATCATAAGGCCGGATTTGTAAATATTATAGGAAACCCGAACGTTGGAAAATCTACGTTGATGAATGCGTTTGTGGGCGAAAAGTTATCTATTATCACATCCAAAGCACAAACGACCAGGCATCGTATTTTGGGTATTGTTAATGGGGATGAATTTCAAGTGGTGTTAAGTGATACGCCAGGTATCATAAAGCCAGCTTACGAATTGCAAGAATCTATGATGGGTTTTGTGAAATCTGCTTTTGAAGATGCTGATATTTTACTTTACATGGTTGAAATTGGAGAGCAAACACTTAAAGATGAAGATTTTTTTAATAAAATAAGAAATTCTAAAATTCCAGTATTATTACTTTTAAATAAGATTGACAAATCAGACCAAACACAATTGGAAACACAGGTGCAGCTATGGGCAGAAAAAGTGCCAAATGCTGAAATCATTCCTATTTCAGCGTTAGAAGGGTTTCAGGTAAAAGCAGTGTTTGATAGAATTGTTGAATTGCTTCCAGAATCGCCACCATTCTATCCAAAAGATCAGCTAACCGATAAGCCAGAGCGCTTTTTTATAAATGAAACCATTAGAGAAAAAATTCTGTTACATTACAAAAAAGAAATTCCTTATGCTGTTGAGGTGGATACTGAAGAGTTTTTTGAAGAAGAAACTATTATTCGGGTAAGATCAGTGATTATGGTAGAGCGTGAAACTCAAAAAGGGATTATAATTGGTCATAAAGGAAGTGCATTAAAGCGGGTTGGAGTTGAAGCTAGAAAAGATTTAGAAACCTTTTTTGGAAAACAAATCCATTTAGAATTGTATGTGAAAGTAAATAAGAACTGGCGTAGCAATCAAAACCAATTAAAACGTTTTGGCTACAATAATTAA